A single region of the Salvia splendens isolate huo1 chromosome 18, SspV2, whole genome shotgun sequence genome encodes:
- the LOC121777950 gene encoding uncharacterized methyltransferase At1g78140, chloroplastic, which produces MEKLMARDAAGTDLLSALRPSRLNFNLVRCCFQVVKSSPLIPARIRTRLFTDKVRASSATAIATKPEPIIDEASSKIRKDILACPICYERVSWNGGVDLSLEAVARSTLECSCCRKSYTGKDSHLDLTVTGGNKVYGEPMAASTELFRFPLVSFLYERGWRQSFTVWGGFPGPEQEFELMKEYLQPVLGGTIVDASCGSGMFSRLFAKSGLFSLVVALDYSESMLRQCYDFIKQEDNFPQEKLVLVRADISRLPFASGSVEAVHAGAALHCWPSPSAAVAEISRVLKPGGMFVATTYIMDGLLSYFPLSRPIRQGVAQLSGSHVFLSEKELEDLCASCGLINFTCTRNRLFVMITATKPV; this is translated from the exons ATGGAGAAATTGATGGCGAGAGACGCAGCCGGCACCGACCTCCTCTCCGCATTGCGGCCGAGTCGACTCAATTTCAACCTCGTTCGCTGCTGCTTTCAGGTCGTAAAGTCGTCTCCGTTAATCCCCGCCAGAATTCGCACCCGCCTTTTCACTGATAAAGTGCGAGCTTCTTCGGCCACCGCCATTGCAACCAAGCCC GAGCCTATTATTGATGAGGCCAGTTCGAAGATTCGCAAAGATATTCTAGCTTGTCCCATTTGCTATGAGAGGGTTTCTTGGAATGGAGGCGTGGATCTATCTCT GGAGGCTGTAGCTCGTTCAACTCTGGAGTGCAGCTGTTGCAGGAAATCCTACACTGGAAAGGATTCTCATCTTGATCTGACAGTAACAGGTGGTAACAAGGTGTATGGCGAACCTATGGCTGCGTCTACTGAGCTTTTCAG GTTTCCTTTGGTATCATTCCTCTATGAACGAGGTTGGCGGCAAAGTTTTACTGTGTGGGGCGGTTTTCCTGGTCCGGAACAGGAG TTTGAATTAATGAAGGAGTACCTCCAACCAGTCTTAGGGGGGACCATTGTTGATGCGAGTTGTGGAAGCGGTATGTTTTCACGGCTTTTTGCGAAAAGTGGACTGTTTTCCCTTGTTGTTGCTTTGGACTACTCTGAGTCAATGTTACGTCAGTGTTATGACTTCATTAAGCAGGAGGATAACTTCCCTCAAGA GAAATTAGTTCTCGTTAGAGCTGATATCTCAAGGCTTCCGTTTGCATCGGGTAGTGTTGAAGCTGTTCATGCTGGTGCTGCATTGCACTGCTGGCCTTCACCATCTGCAGCA GTAGCAGAAATAAGTCGTGTGCTGAAACCCGGAGGCATGTTCGTTGCCACCACTTACATCATGGATGGTCTCCTCTCATACTTCCCGCTAAGCAGACCTATACGACAG GGTGTGGCGCAGCTTTCGGGCAGCCATGTGTTTTTATCCGAGAAGGAACTCGAAGATCTATGCGCATCTTGTGGGCTTATCAACTTCACGTGCACAAGAAATAGGCTCTTCGTGATGATCACAGCCACGAAACCTGTGTAG